The following are from one region of the Littorina saxatilis isolate snail1 linkage group LG4, US_GU_Lsax_2.0, whole genome shotgun sequence genome:
- the LOC138965531 gene encoding uncharacterized protein produces the protein MRPNYACLFVGHLEEQIFLTYKGPLPTLFKRFIDDCLGIAVCCKEDLLEFIKFVGDFNPAIKFTHEISESMLPFLDIQISITDSRSLETTVHYKATDSHSYLTFTSSHPRATRESIPYSQFLRLRRLCSTEEEFDQQAQRMVSFMKNRGYPDNIVTEAMSRAKHVPRRKALETTAKDQSQDRTILTLVYHPHNIIVKNILLDNFAILQRDSKLKDVFAKPPLVAYLKDTSLRDQLVHSSFQPSSGQTPGNRCCLKPKCKACPFLNTTTTTFNGPSGNSFTIRSSFTCQSTNVVYIITCSQCNKMYVGETYRTLAERLEEHVRAVRCQTDTPVGNHFNSNFHHLQHMSIAAVWQNHTDVVHRKFLETNLIMRLGTTKPLGLNIRE, from the coding sequence atGAGACCTAACTACGCATGCCTTTTTGTGGGTCATCTGGAAGAACAGATTTTCCTAACCTACAAAGGTCCCCTGCCAACACTCTTCAAACGCTTCATAGACGACTGCTTGGGCATCGCCGTCTGTTGCAAAGAAGACCTCCTGGAGTTCATCAAATTTGTTGGAGATTTCAACCCTGCAATCAAATTCACGCATGAAATCTCTGAGTCAATGCTGCCTTTCCTCGACATACAGATCTCCATCACTGACTCAAGGAGCCTTGAGACGACCGTTCACTACAAGGCAACTGATTCCCACTCCTACCTTACGTTCACATCAAGCCACCCCAGAGCTACTAGAGAGAGTATACCATACTCGCAATTCTTGAGACTACGCAGACTGTGCAGTACAGAAGAAGAGTTTGACCAACAAGCACAAAGGATGGTGTCTTTCATGAAAAATCGTGGATACCCAGATAACATTGTCACTGAAGCCATGTCTAGAGCTAAACACGTTCCTCGACGCAAAGCCCTAGAAACCACAGCAAAAGACCAGTCCCAGGACAGAACCATCTTGACACTGGTGTACCATCCACACAACATTATTGTCAAAAACATTCTGTTGGATAACTTTGCAATCCTGCAGAGAGACTCCAAACTGAAAGATGTCTTTGCTAAACCCCCACTGGTAGCGTATCTGAAAGACACCAGTCTCCGTGACCAGTTGGTTCATTCCAGCTTCCAACCTTCCAGTGGACAAACACCTGGAAACAGATGCTGTTTGAAGCCCAAATGCAAAGCTTGTCCCTTcctcaacaccaccaccaccacattcAACGGACCAAGTGGTAACTCATTCACGATCAGATCAAGCTTTACCTGTCAGTCCACCAACGTTGTATACATCATCACATGCAGTCAGTGCAACAAAATGTACGTTGGTGAAACCTACCGTACACTGGCTGAAAGACTGGAGGAACATGTGAGAGCGGTTAGGTGCCAAACGGACACCCCAGTGGGAAACCATTTCAACAGTAACTTTCATCATCTGCAGCACATGTCCATCGCTGCTGTGTGGCAGAACCACACCGATGTTGTGCATCGCAAATTTCTGGAGACAAACTTGATCATGAGGCTAGGAACAACAAAGCCTCTTGGTCTCAACATCAGAGAGTAG